TTACTTCTTGATGTACTGATACCTGCTTTTGTTGAAACAGCGTCATTCTGCAATTGTGTATCCAGTTCTGTTAATGTGGTCAGCAAACTGTTGAAAGAGGATGTGGCCAGGCCGGCATTTACCTTTTCACCAAAAGTGGCACCTTGTGTTTGTTTTGGTGTGGTTGTTTTTAATGTTGTGTTGTTTTGTGTACCATCTCCATTACTGTCATCGTCATTCAAATCAATATCAGTTTCATCGCTGATGATATATCTAGCTTCAACAATGAATGTATAATTCCCCGGATCAAGATTTGTGAATTCAAATTCGCCCAATGAACTGGTACGCATACGGGCGGTATCACCCCCGGGATTTTTTCCGCCTTTGATGTTTAGCCCACCAATCGGGTTGCCAGGCTTCATCGCTGCACTGATAACAGCTCCACCCGGGAGAGCTCCTCCCAATAAAGAAGCGCTCTTATTTCCAACAACAAGTTCACTCACAGCATCTCCATCCACATCAGCAACTGTAACTGCAAGATTTTTGATATTTGAACGTGATGTATTGATGATGGCTGTTGGCAACTCATTTACATTGATGTTATTTGTTCTGGCATTTAGACCAATGTTACTGCGTGGGCTCCAGATTAAATCACTCATACCATCACCATCCACATCAGCTACTGCAATGCTGATCTGTATTACACCTGGTTGTTGTTTACTGTCGCAGTATTCAGTAATATCTTTTGTAGTTCCGTCACTAAACAAACCACGCACAGTAATATCAGCCACGCCATCAGCATTTACATCTGCACTTGTTATGGTGAAGTTTTTGATATTAGAGCGTGAAGTATTGACGCCTGTTTTTTGTTGATTGTTTTCTTCAAACGGAATTGTAATCACAGTTGCATTCGCACTAAGCGAACCTTCAGCAATTATTTTACTTGTGCCATCACTGTATGTAGCGATTGCACGGTAATAATCAGCAGTGCCATCTCCGTTTACATCACCTGATGCAACGGTAATACTGTTCCTGGTTCTGATATTACTCCGTGAAGTACTGATCCCTGCTTTTGTTTGTGGCGTGTTATTATTGTGCATGATATGCTGCCATGTTTCATCGGGCATCAACACTTCGCCGGCAATATCTGTTCTTGTATTCGACTGTGCCTGGTAATAATCATATCCTTTCTTGCTAAGGAATGTACCACTCACCTGCACACTGTAATTTCCATCGGGCACATTGGCAAACCAGTATTCACCACACTTGTTTGTTTTTGTTCTGGCTACTGAAGCGCCTGTGTTTCGATCGATCAAATAAATATCAAACCCCTCTGCTGCGCCATCACAATCATCATCAGCAGTTGTTTGTTTGCTTTTAAAAAGAGGATTATGTCCCTGTCCTTTTTCTTCATATAAAGGATTCTTTACTTCGGCCATGCAGGGATTACAAACTTCTCCCTGCGTCTGTCCATCAAAAAATAATGGTTGGTATTGTCTGCGGCCAGTTGCCATGCCACTGCCTCTTTCCCGTTTCCCGCTTGCCATTCCGCTACCGGCTTCTCTTGCAAAGAGATTCAAATGAGGACCGTTATTAACAACCATACCTGTTGCAGCATAACTCGCAGCAGCAGCCCCGCCGCCACTATGCGTTTTATTTGTAACAATGCCACCTGCACCACCACCGGCACTATTGCGTACAATTTTTCCTGAAACAAGATGTGATCCGGCTGCATGCAAGCCTTGGTTTACTTTTTCACCAAATGTTGCACCCTGCGTTTGTTTGGGAACTGTTACATTCATGGAAATACGGTTGGGCATGCCACCATCAATTTTTAATTTATAATTCACTGCATCATCGGGGCAACTGAAAGTTTGCTCTTCCACCGTACCATCAGGATGTGTTGTTTTAGTTGTAACCGGTCCACAACTTTTTGACACGCTGCGGTCATTACTCTGGTTACTTTTTGTTTTGGTTTTCACCACACGTTTATTTTCAGGATCAATAATACTGGTACCATCATCTACATGCGGATCACCATGTACACGATCATTACTTTGATTGCTTTTTGTTTTCGTTTTCAGCACACGGTTGTTATCGTTACCATCGGTAACGGGTTCGTACTGACGACGACCGGTTGCCAATCCGCTTCCTCTTTCCCTTTTTCCACTACTCTGTCCGCTGGCAGCATCACGTGGCGATTTAATACCAAATGTTTTGATGAATGTAATACCGGCGTTGATGGTTTGCATTTTCCGTTTTTGTTCAACTGGTATATCAATGCCTTGCTGCGGATCATATAATTGAATGGAAGAAGAAGAGTGTAAAAAATCAGTTGATAATAAAAGGGACGATGTTGCACCAACGGGATAAGAAAATGAAAGCGATCCATTTAAACCGGGGAACAATGATTTGGTTCCTGCATCGAAACGATACAAGGGACGTACTGCTCCCTGCTGACCAATGATCAATCCGCCGCTTTGATTAAAGAACATACCGCCTTTAACAGAAGCAATCAGTTGTGTCCGTTGCCCCAATCTTAATGAAGGCCCAACTAATAAGAATGCATTTTGTGAAGGAGTTGTGGTCACAAGGCTTGTTTGTGGAAACTTGCGATCAATCATAAATTGATTAATGGCAGCGGTACTGAGTTTGCTGTTCATGAAACCTCCGCTTACACCCAGGCCCAACGGACCAAAAAAGTATTGGCTGTTGAGACCAGTCACAAGCCCGTTACCACGAAACAGTGATGCTTCATTACTGTTGAGACCAAAGGAAGCTCCTGAACTAAGACCAAAATCCCAGTTGTCGTTTCCATTGAATAAACTGCGGTTGTTCTGGCTGCGTGTTGCTTGTGAGCATAGCAGTAACAGAAAGAAAATCATTTTCTTCATTGCTGGTTGCTTTAGTGGTTATTAACTGCTTTGGTTGTTGAACAGGAAGATTGCTACTGTTTATACAACGAAGGCAGTGGTCGGTTGATTGAACTGTCTTACTGATTTGTATATACAGATCAACCCGTTTTTGTTACCGTATAAGCCAATATATTTTTGAAAGGAAAATAGTAGCGTACGTGGAAGAGCTATAACATGTGGCATGCATTTCCTCATGAAGCAGAATTTAATGGTACTGTAAAATACAATTTAGTTGGGGGTATTGCAAAGAAGCTACTGTAAAAAAGGGTGAACATCTTCACCCTTACTTTTAATTGTTTAATTTCTGCATTGCTCAAGCATAAGCATGTTCAGTCTCACCGATGTACACATAATGAGCAGGATAAACCTTTGGTTTGCCTTCCTTGAAACCATTTTTCTCAAGAAGAGGGATTAATGTTTTACCAAACTCATCAAACGCTTGTTGCGATTCCCAAACATCAACAACGCACCAGTTCCCATCAGGTTTTGCAAAACCTACATGTGAAATGATTCCTCTGGGATGTTCATGTCCCGCAGCTTTGAGGTCTTCCCAAATTTGTTCATATTGCCTTGCTGTACCACCGGCAGTATTGAACTCAACTACGATCTGGTTCATGGTATTTGTTTTTAGTGAATAAATCTGAGAAATGAATTTCAGAGTTATCACAAAGCAGGATCTGCTTTCAGGGGGAAAGAGGCATAAAGTTAGAATGTTTTAGAGGAGAAATGCAAGTGAAAGTTTTGCACCGTGACAGCTTTTTTGTTGCAATTTTTGCGGCAGTGGCTAACCCAGGTATTCGTTCAAAGTGGATGTATGAGGGCTTGGTTTTCAACTCTACGAAACTCCTTTCTCCGGTGTTGATCCTGTGTTTGAATATGGCTTGCGGATAGATGGTTTGCCGAAAGGTATCTGCGGTACAGGCGATAGTTTTGAAATTAATCATGCTGTAACAGAATACAGCGTTGTGGACATGGAAGCTTATTCACTTGCACTCATTACATATAAAGAAAACACCCCCCTTCTCTGCTTAAAATATATTTCTGATGGTGCTGATGGTTCCGCTGCAGATGACTGGAACGAACTGGTCCATAATGCAGCCAGGGCGTTTCGCTTATTGTTGTTTGGTGTTTAAAAAACAGGTAGTAGTGAAGAAACAACCCCAAAACCTTTCGTATAATATATCACTCATCATGCCTGTAAACCAGTACAACTATTTTAGAAATTAGTATTTTAGCAGCCTTGTATCTTTTGAAAAGCCAGACAATGACAAAAAACTATCTCTTCTTTTTTCTTTTTGTTACGTTCTTCTCAGTAAACGTTTCATCTGCACAAACGGAAACTGAACCGAATAACAAGTTTGAGCAATGCAACCAGTTAACATTTGGTTCGTCTTTAACCGGCACTTTTAACAAAGCCAACGACAGTGATTTTTATTGTATACAGGTGCCCAACATCAGTGCACTTAATATTACTATCGACCAGGTAACTGGTAATGCACCGGTTACCATTCATGTGTTTAATCCCGATAAATCATATTTGGGTGTATCGAGTGTTTCGGCCGGCGGCACCATTAATTTTTCAGTTTTGGCTTGCGGAGCTGGTACTTATTATTTTATGGTTTTTGAATCAAGCAGAACCATGGCCGGACCAACCTATCGGTTAGGGCTTACAACCAACAGTGCGGATCAATACGAATGCAACAACACACTGAACACAGCAACATCCATTGGGAACTCGTCACCCATCAGTGCATCGATTGATTACGACAACGACGAAGACAATTTTACTTTTGATATTACACAAGAAGAGTTGCTGACAGTAACAGTAAACCCTGTTCCTTCTAATGTGCAGATAGGAGTGGCTTTATACGATAATACAAAAACCAAAATAGCGGAGACGATTGGTTCATCGAGCGGCAGCAACGTAAGCTTAAACAAACAAATACAACCGGGGAAATATTATATCCGCTTACGTAGTCAGAACATCAGCTGGAGTTCTTCACTCTACACATTTAACATGACACATTCGGTTATAACAAGTGTAGGTGAAAATGAACAGCGAACTGCAATCAAACTTTACCCTAACCCAACAAAATCAGATCTGTTTGTGCAGTTCAATAATGCTGAACTTTTTTCTTACCGTAGAATAAAGATTTACGATGCCAATGGAAAACTTGTGTATTCAGTTGATAAACCAATTGCAGTAAATTCATTTGCGATCAAAACAGCAATGTTGCCGGCAGGTGTTTATCTTTTGCAGGTGATTGGCGGAAAGAAAGTGGAGGTGAGGCAGTTTGTGATTGCGAAATAATTGTTCAATATGTCTTTTGATAAAATAAACTCTGCGCTCTTTAAACTTATGTGCGAGACGAATTGTTTACGCTGTTAAACAGAGAACGCAGAGTTAAGACCTTTACAGAACCTGATTCAAATATTCTTCCAGTTGATCAAGCGTACCTGTGAATCCTTGGTTCATACTTGCAAACATCGAATAGTAAGTTTGTTCTTCTTCTTCACTTGCATTGATAGGGTAACCTGTTAAGTGCAACGTAGTAAAACCGTTTTCTTCCGTGAGGGTCATGATGTTCATCACTTGTTTTGGAAAAACCAATCCCGGAAAAGGTGCCTGTATAATTTCACCGGCTTCGTTGGCGAATGAATTGATCCATTCAATGCGATTTGGTTCTTCAATTGCCACATAATGAAAAATCCCATAACCAATGTTATCGGCAACTTTCATGCTGTAATGGAAAATTCCTTTTGCACGAAAATCGAGTTGCAACACATCAACAGACATACCTTTTGGTCCCCACCATTTGGCTAATGCTTCTGCATTTGCAAATGCATCAAACACCTGTTGTTTACTTGCTTTGAATGTACGTGTAATTGAAAACTGTTCTTTAACTGTTGACATGATGATAGCTTTTATTGTTTATTGAGATATTGTTCAAGACTATTGAGGATAAGTTCGTTCCATCCGCTTACAAAATTGTCACGTACCAATGCAGATTCATTTGCATCAAATGCTTCAGCAAATTCAAAACGGAAATTGAGTTTGGTTGTCGCTGCATCTATTTCAGTAAGTTCCCAATAAGCAATGGCTTTGCCGCTGTACCCGGGATAGGTCCAAGTGTGTACTAATTTTTTATTGGGGATGATCTCCAGCATTTCACCACGATGCAGCCATTGTTTGTCTTTGAGATCACCGGCATACCAATCGAATAAATGTCCAACGTTTAAGTGAAACTGTCCTTTAAAATCGAAATACCAGTTACGCATGTGTTGCTCTTCAGTAATGGCCTGCCATACAATAGCAATGGGTGCTTTGTAAATTTTTTCGAGTACAATATTTTTTGCTGCCTGCATAAAATAGAGTTTAATCGTTAAGCATTTTATTTATCTCACTTCTGTTTCGGCAATCGCTTTTTTGATGGTTGCTGTTGAATTTTTTCGAGATAGGTTTCCAAAGCATCCAGCTTCTGTTCCCAGAATTGTTTGTACTGTTCGATCCATGCTGATACTTCGTTGAGTGCATCCAGTTTTGCTTCGCAATAACGCTCACGCCCCTTCTGCTTAATAATAATGAGGCCGCACTCGGTTAATATTTTTACATGCTGCGAAATTGCGGGCCGGCTTACATTAAAATTTTCGGCGAGGGCATTCAGGTTCTGCGGTTGTTTTACAACCAGCCCGATTATTTCCCTGCGTGTTGGGTCGGCAATTGCCTGGAACACATCTCTTCTTGCTTCGTATGCCATATTAATGCGTAAGTGTTTACTTACACAAATATATATGTAAGTATTTGCTTACGCAAATTTTGGAGAATATTTTTTTGATGGATTTAGGTATGCCCTCCTATATCTTATAGTATTGTTTGTCGGTTTCCAATAGGTATGGCATACCTATCGATGACTTGCGCCAGATGAACTATTTTTGCCGGATGCGTTTGTTACTCACCACCCTTAATGCAAAATACATTCACCTCAACCTGGCGATCCGGATCTTGTATGAGTTGAATAAGCACCACGAAGGTTTGTCGTGGAAGGAATTTACCATACGCATGAATGTGGATGAGATCGCTAAAGAATGTGCTGATAACGATGTAGTGGCGTTCAGTTGTTATATCTGGAATATTACGCAAACACTAAAGGTGGCAGAACGCATCAAAGCCATTAATCCCAACTGTAAAATTTTATTGGGCGGACCGGAAGTGAGTTACGAATGGGAAGAGATCATTGCACGTGATTGTATTGATTATATTATTTGTGGCGAAGGTGAAATTCCATTCCATGAATTTTTAACACATTACCCGAATGTAGAAGCAGTTCCAAATCTTGTTTATAAAGTTGATGGCGAAGTTCGTTACGAAGAAAAGTCTGTGACATATGATGTAAGTAATTTCATTGGCGTAAATCCCTACATCAACGATCCGATTGAAGACCTGTACAATAAGGTTTGTTATATTGAAACGAGTCGTGGTTGTCCGTACAAATGTGGATTCTGTTTAGCAAGCCTCGATAACAATGTGCGTTACCTGCCAATGGCTGATATAAAAAGCAACCTGCTTTATTTAATGAAGCATGGCCGTGTGATCAAGTTTCTTGACCGTACGTTTAACATGAAGCGTGACTTTACACTGGATGTGTTTCAATTTATTCTCGACAATCATAAGCCGGGCAATGTTTTCCAGTTTGAAATTACGGCTGATATTCTGCATGCAGATATTATCAAGTTCATTAATGAGAAAGTACCGAAAGGTTTGTTCCGCTTTGAAATAGGTATTCAAACAGTCAATCAAAAAGCAAACCTCGAAGTAAGCCGCAAACAGAATTTCGAAAAAACAAAAGGCATCATTAAGCAGGTGCAGGATGTGGTGGATCTGCATCTCGATCTTATCGTTGGTTTACCGCTCGATTATTTTGAAGATATCAAATACAGTTTCGAAGAAGTATTTAAACTCTTTGCACCCGAATTACAATTGGGCTTCCTGAAATTCTTAAAGGGAACACCAGTGCGTAAAACAGCAGCTGCACATGGTTATATCTACGATCCTGTTGCGCCTTACCAGATCATTGAAAGCAAATACATGAGCAGGGCCGAACTGGAGCAGGTAGTATTGGCAGAAGAAGCATTGGAAATGTATTGGAACAAGCCACGTGCCATCAACACATTGAAATATGTAACGTCTTATTACAGTGTGTTCGATTTCATGCAAGGTCTTGGCAATTACTTTACCGAGCATTGTGATCTTCATAAACATGATCTGAAAGATGTATACACGCAGTTGTTTGCTTATGCCAAAGAAGTCTATCCAGAAGATGCAGTGTTGCAACAACTCCTCAGCATTGATTATTATTTGCAGCACAAAATAAAACCGGTATCACTTTTATTGCCGGAAGTAGATGCGTCTGCAAAACAGCAGTTGATCGAAGAACATAAACTAAATCATCATAAACTTCGTTTTGCAATGCTGTCTCTGAGTTTTAACTGGGCTGAGTTTGTTGAGCATAACCATATTCTGCCTGCAGAAGCAACAATGGTGATTGCGTTTGATGGAAAAAGCAAGCCGCAAGTATTGGAAGCAATCGGTATTGGTCGGCAGCGTTAATAAAAAATTGTTTGATTTTCGTAATCAATCCTTTGAAACCGGTTAACTGAAGAACCCTTCATTTCTTTGTTTTGCATTTGTAAACAAGAGTCATGAAAAAAGTATCTTCTTGCCATTGTCTTACCGTTATTGCAGTTATACTGCTTCTGCTGAAAACCACAAACGCTGTTTGCCAGGAAAGCGACAGTGTACAAAAAGTGAAACATTTTGGCGGCACCATCACCGCAACACAAAACGGCATTTCACTCATTCCTTCTTTTTCATTAGGAAGACCTGCAGTCATGTTTGATATGAATATTGGCGGTAAGAAGTTAACGTTTGAACCTTTCTTCCGTTTCGGAACGGATGGTAAGCCATGGTCTTTTGTTTTTTGGTGGAGATATAAATTCGTGAACAACTCTAAATTCAGAATGAGCATGGGTGTTCATCCGTCGTATATATTCCGGACAGTACCTGTGAGCAACAATGGCACAAGTGTAAACATCAATCGTGCAGATCGTTATGCTGCAATGGATTTAACACCAAGTTTTGTTCTTTCAAAAAATATAACTGTTGGTGTGTATTATTTGTATTCACACGGATTGGATAAAACATCAGTGCAAAACACACATTTCATCACACTCAATGCCAACTTCAGTCATTTAAAAATTGCAGGGAACGTTTATGCAAAGTTTGTTCCGCAGGTTTATTATCTCAATATGACGGGCAGAGACGGCTTTTATGCTACACACAGTTTAACACTGGCACATGAAAAATTTCCGCTGAGCCTGCAAACCATTATGAACAAAGCGATCAAAACTGAAATTGCGGGTAACAGTTTTGTATGGAACCTCAGTCTCATCTACTCCTTTAATAAAAACTATATTCGGCACCTGTAAACAAAAACAAACTATAAGCTTGTGAGAAATGCTGCAGGCAGAGCCATAGTACAGTGTTTTGTGCTGATCATTTATATCTGATATTGCAACGGTTCACTTTTTGATGATCTTCAGGTCTTTAAAATATCCTTCTGTACCAACATCAACCCATAATGCAATACCACCCGATGAAGTTGATCCATGCTTCAGATCATTTACGATCAATGATGGTTGTTGATTGTTGTTAAGAAAAAGTTTTGCTTGCGTTCCGTTCACTTCAATGCGCATAGTGATCCATTTATTCAATTCCATATCGGCATAGGCTTCATAACGCTCAGGTGATTCCTTACGCAAACGATCAAACTTATAATCAGGATACGAATAATATTGAATGGAATGATTACGCCGAACCTGATCAATTGCCCTTCCATTTGTTGGGCGCAAGTAAATACACTCAAACTTTGTATTGTTATCGTTGATCCGGAAAGCAATACCAATAAATCCTCTTGCGAACTCCGACGCATTTTTCAACAACCTGCTTAATACTTTTACTTCAATAATGCCGTTGCTGAAATCAACGTCTTTGATCCTTACAAAGGTAGGCTCATCCACAGCTTTCACACTTGAATCTTTGATCACTTTTACCACCTGGCTTCCCATAAATTTTTCCATTGACATGAAAACCTGCACAGCTTCAAGTTTGTTACTTTCCAACTTGATCGTTTGTGCATTTGAATTGATTGATAGAAAAATTACAAGTGAGAGTACAAATCGATTCATATTACTAAGGTATTAAAAAACGGGACTAAGAATGCCAATACTCAATATGACCTCGAATGCATTTATGCTGGCATCATATTTTATATAAGACCTTAGTCACCCTTTCTTTATTTTTATACAAACATTCAGTTCATGCAGACTCACTTCATTGAATACGTTTATCTCATCCTCATCATTCTCGCATTGGTGATGATTGCCAACAAATTGAAGCTGGCATACCCGATCGTATTGGTGGTAGGTGGATTGCTGCTGAGTTTTACCAAACTGTTTTCCAATATCACCATCGATCCTGAACTCATCTTTCTTATTTTCCTTCCGCCTTTATTATACGAAGCAGCCTGGCAGGTATCATGGAAAGAATTCTGGAAGTGGAGAAGAGTGATCACTAGCTTTGCATTCCCGATCGTTATTCTTACTTCCTGTGTTATTGCATTTGTATCCAATGCATTCATTCCCGGTTTTACATTAGCATTGGGTTTTTTGTTGGGCGGCATCATTTCTCCTCCCGATGCTGTATCTGCCACCACCATCCTGCGTCATGTAAATGTGCCCAAATCAACGTTGAGCATTCTTGAAGGGGAGAGCCTGTTGAATGATGCTGCATCACTCATTGTGTTTCGCTTTGCGTTAGCAGCCATCATTACCGGGCAATTTCATTTGCAGCAAGCCGCCGGCAGTTTTGTATTGGTTATTGGAATGGGTGTAGCTATTGGTTTATTAGTTGGCCTCATCTTTTTTGTTATTCATCGTTATTTGCCTACCACACCCAGTATCGATATTGTGTTAACGCTCATCACACCATATTGCATGTATTACTGTGCGGAATATTTTCATTTCTCCGGCGTACTTGCGGTGGTAAGCGGAGGATTGTTCCTATCGGGCAAACGACATAGCATGCTCAGTTATGAAAGCCGCCTGCAAAGTGTGAATGTTTGGAGTAACCTTGTGTTTGTGTTGAATGGTATCATCTTTTTGCTCATTGGTCTGCAGTTACCTTATATCACAAAACAGCTTGGCGACATAAGTGTAACCAAGGCCATTGGTTACGGACTGCTTATTTCCCTGGTTCTTATTATCACCCGTTTGCTTTGCACATTAGGTGCTTCTGTTTTTACACGGTTGATGAGCCGGTTCATTACTGTTGCCGATAATAACCCGGGTTGGAAATCGCCTTTTATTATCGGGTGGGCAGGCATGCGTGGTGTGGTTTCGCTGGCGGCGGCACTATCCATACCGTTGTTCATTAATGGTAGTACCCCATTTCCTCATCGTAATCTTATTCTCTTTATTACATTCATCGTCATTATTGTTACACTGGTGTTGCAAGGCTTATCACTTCCCTGGATCATCAAAAAAATAAACCCGGAAGACAGGCATACGGTTATAACCGATGAAAGACAGGAGCTGATCATTCAAAAGAAATTAGCCTTTACTACACTGCATACATTAGAACAGAAATATGCTGATGAAATCAGAACAAACAAGCATGTAAGTAACATGCGCACAAGGTTGAAACTGGATCTTAATTTTTTTGAACACGAGCTTGATGAACTAAATGATACAAAAGACCATTCGTTGCAACAGTATCAAAACATCTATATCGATCTGCTGGAACACCAGCGTAACATACTAAGTAAAATAAATCACCGTGCAGAGTTTAATGAGGAGCTTATCAGGAAATATCTTGCCCTGGTTGATCTTGAAGAATTCAGAATGCGTGAAAAACTGACGGAAGAAACGGGAACTGAGTAATACATTGAAAAGAGCAATCCTTTCTGAGAATAAAGTATTTTAGTATCATGCTCCGCTTTCTGCAGAAATACAAACAGGTCTTCCTCTATGCTGCTTCGCTGGTAGCTATTCTGTTGTTGTTGCAGTTGTTGCAGTATAAGTTTGTACTCGTCAGTCATTCCTTTGAGATCTACGTTCTCAGCATTGCCCTGCTCTTTACCGGCTTGGGTATTTGGCTTGCATTAAAACTGGTAAAACCGAAGAAAGAAATTCAAACCATCATTGTTGAAAAAAATGTGTTTCAAAAAGAGTTAACAGCAGAGGAGCAGGAAGCAATTGAACGTGAAAAACAAAAACTGGGTTTAAGCAGTCGTGAAATGGAAGTACTGCAACTGATGGCCGAAGGATTGAGCAACCAGGAAATAGCCGACCGGTTATTTGTATCGTTGCCAACAGTGAAAACACATTCATCGAAGCTATTTGAAAAACTGGATGTGAAACGAAGAACCCAGGCGGTTGAAAAAGCCCGTCAGTTGAAATTGATCGATTGACCCTCAAACTTTCGTATGATTTACAGGCCGTTTCAATGATTTCATACTTTAGTATGAGGCATTTCGAAAATAGAACTCCCATTTTTGCAGCATAAAAAACTACACATGAAAAAGAATGTACTTGTCTTCGGTCTTATTGCCGGGTTGTTGGTATCAGTATTTATGGGCGCCAGCATGATCTATATGAGCAATAATTCCAATGCCGCTCATGGAACCAGTTCGATGGTTGTTGGTTACCTGAGCATGCTGATCGCTTTCTCTCTA
The DNA window shown above is from Lacibacter sp. H375 and carries:
- a CDS encoding antibiotic biosynthesis monooxygenase; translated protein: MNQIVVEFNTAGGTARQYEQIWEDLKAAGHEHPRGIISHVGFAKPDGNWCVVDVWESQQAFDEFGKTLIPLLEKNGFKEGKPKVYPAHYVYIGETEHAYA
- a CDS encoding T9SS type A sorting domain-containing protein encodes the protein MTKNYLFFFLFVTFFSVNVSSAQTETEPNNKFEQCNQLTFGSSLTGTFNKANDSDFYCIQVPNISALNITIDQVTGNAPVTIHVFNPDKSYLGVSSVSAGGTINFSVLACGAGTYYFMVFESSRTMAGPTYRLGLTTNSADQYECNNTLNTATSIGNSSPISASIDYDNDEDNFTFDITQEELLTVTVNPVPSNVQIGVALYDNTKTKIAETIGSSSGSNVSLNKQIQPGKYYIRLRSQNISWSSSLYTFNMTHSVITSVGENEQRTAIKLYPNPTKSDLFVQFNNAELFSYRRIKIYDANGKLVYSVDKPIAVNSFAIKTAMLPAGVYLLQVIGGKKVEVRQFVIAK
- a CDS encoding SRPBCC family protein, which encodes MSTVKEQFSITRTFKASKQQVFDAFANAEALAKWWGPKGMSVDVLQLDFRAKGIFHYSMKVADNIGYGIFHYVAIEEPNRIEWINSFANEAGEIIQAPFPGLVFPKQVMNIMTLTEENGFTTLHLTGYPINASEEEEQTYYSMFASMNQGFTGTLDQLEEYLNQVL
- a CDS encoding SRPBCC family protein: MQAAKNIVLEKIYKAPIAIVWQAITEEQHMRNWYFDFKGQFHLNVGHLFDWYAGDLKDKQWLHRGEMLEIIPNKKLVHTWTYPGYSGKAIAYWELTEIDAATTKLNFRFEFAEAFDANESALVRDNFVSGWNELILNSLEQYLNKQ
- a CDS encoding ArsR/SmtB family transcription factor, producing MAYEARRDVFQAIADPTRREIIGLVVKQPQNLNALAENFNVSRPAISQHVKILTECGLIIIKQKGRERYCEAKLDALNEVSAWIEQYKQFWEQKLDALETYLEKIQQQPSKKRLPKQK
- a CDS encoding B12-binding domain-containing radical SAM protein; translated protein: MRLLLTTLNAKYIHLNLAIRILYELNKHHEGLSWKEFTIRMNVDEIAKECADNDVVAFSCYIWNITQTLKVAERIKAINPNCKILLGGPEVSYEWEEIIARDCIDYIICGEGEIPFHEFLTHYPNVEAVPNLVYKVDGEVRYEEKSVTYDVSNFIGVNPYINDPIEDLYNKVCYIETSRGCPYKCGFCLASLDNNVRYLPMADIKSNLLYLMKHGRVIKFLDRTFNMKRDFTLDVFQFILDNHKPGNVFQFEITADILHADIIKFINEKVPKGLFRFEIGIQTVNQKANLEVSRKQNFEKTKGIIKQVQDVVDLHLDLIVGLPLDYFEDIKYSFEEVFKLFAPELQLGFLKFLKGTPVRKTAAAHGYIYDPVAPYQIIESKYMSRAELEQVVLAEEALEMYWNKPRAINTLKYVTSYYSVFDFMQGLGNYFTEHCDLHKHDLKDVYTQLFAYAKEVYPEDAVLQQLLSIDYYLQHKIKPVSLLLPEVDASAKQQLIEEHKLNHHKLRFAMLSLSFNWAEFVEHNHILPAEATMVIAFDGKSKPQVLEAIGIGRQR
- a CDS encoding family 16 glycoside hydrolase; protein product: MNRFVLSLVIFLSINSNAQTIKLESNKLEAVQVFMSMEKFMGSQVVKVIKDSSVKAVDEPTFVRIKDVDFSNGIIEVKVLSRLLKNASEFARGFIGIAFRINDNNTKFECIYLRPTNGRAIDQVRRNHSIQYYSYPDYKFDRLRKESPERYEAYADMELNKWITMRIEVNGTQAKLFLNNNQQPSLIVNDLKHGSTSSGGIALWVDVGTEGYFKDLKIIKK
- a CDS encoding Na+/H+ antiporter — translated: MQTHFIEYVYLILIILALVMIANKLKLAYPIVLVVGGLLLSFTKLFSNITIDPELIFLIFLPPLLYEAAWQVSWKEFWKWRRVITSFAFPIVILTSCVIAFVSNAFIPGFTLALGFLLGGIISPPDAVSATTILRHVNVPKSTLSILEGESLLNDAASLIVFRFALAAIITGQFHLQQAAGSFVLVIGMGVAIGLLVGLIFFVIHRYLPTTPSIDIVLTLITPYCMYYCAEYFHFSGVLAVVSGGLFLSGKRHSMLSYESRLQSVNVWSNLVFVLNGIIFLLIGLQLPYITKQLGDISVTKAIGYGLLISLVLIITRLLCTLGASVFTRLMSRFITVADNNPGWKSPFIIGWAGMRGVVSLAAALSIPLFINGSTPFPHRNLILFITFIVIIVTLVLQGLSLPWIIKKINPEDRHTVITDERQELIIQKKLAFTTLHTLEQKYADEIRTNKHVSNMRTRLKLDLNFFEHELDELNDTKDHSLQQYQNIYIDLLEHQRNILSKINHRAEFNEELIRKYLALVDLEEFRMREKLTEETGTE
- a CDS encoding helix-turn-helix transcriptional regulator — protein: MLRFLQKYKQVFLYAASLVAILLLLQLLQYKFVLVSHSFEIYVLSIALLFTGLGIWLALKLVKPKKEIQTIIVEKNVFQKELTAEEQEAIEREKQKLGLSSREMEVLQLMAEGLSNQEIADRLFVSLPTVKTHSSKLFEKLDVKRRTQAVEKARQLKLID